The Aphidius gifuensis isolate YNYX2018 linkage group LG2, ASM1490517v1, whole genome shotgun sequence DNA window TGATCAATGAAAATAACTGGCGAAAGTagcttgatgtttttttttttatttgtttcattgaCATTGAGTGAACTGGATACTTGAAAGTTGGAGAAATTCTTCTCTCTATTTGATTGACTTATCACACCGGCATTCACCAACACAATCAACTGGTCAGTCCAGTCCAGTCTTTTTGACAACTTCTGTCAACAACTTCTTCTTGTTTCTAGTCTCCTGAAATAGCCAAGAGTCATCACACTGAGATCTTAGTCATTGACATGATCGTTGAGATAGTTTGAGACATGTATTAACTGTCATTAAAATCATATCCTCCCATCAGTTTGATCTCCTGGAGTCCTGGTACTCTTGGTGCTGTAGTCTTCGTGGTCATGCTCTTCATGAACATTCTACAGTCAAACAACAACGAGTACATTCAAACCATTCAATGCGCatgtgtttaatttatttctatctcATTTCTTTACTATTCTCCTCTCTTTTCTATACACTGCAAAGGATATAAAAGTATCTTTTGTTAATTGTACTTAACACAAATATATCCCCGGCTCCATAGTACACGTATGACGTATCCATTTACACACTTTATTTACTCGTTTCACGGTTTATAACTTgtgttgtaaaattaaaattatactatTTATCTATCTCTCCTATTGTAtgcacaatttttttactaaaaaaaaaattaattattaattttacaaagcAATATCATCAacgtttttacaattaaaaaatacgttaattaaaaaaggagaaaaaaaaaaaattaacctatttgtatatataaaaataaataataatatttagggTGAAAGTTTTTCTCGTCATTTTTATACACGTAAgcattttaaatgaaatgacaaaaaaaaaaaaattcattaataggttaaatttttcttgagatataaataataataaattaaatttcgattagctgtattatttttctataaatattttaataataattattaattgattaattaatttattttttatttagaatggCAGACAGTCCTAGTTCAGAAAGTGCTGATAATACTCAACAAACACAAAAAGGATGGGGTGCACTTAAACAGCATGTCCTGGAAAACAAAGTTAAAGTTGCTATGTGGGCAACAAGAATATTTACAATGCTATTTACAATTGGATATATTATTCCATTTTTTGGGtgagttattaaaataaataaaacaatgaataatttttattgatttaatttttattgattaatagaAATCCATACAATGCTTATTACAAAGTTTTAATGGCAAGTTCAGCAACAAGTGCACTTCGTCTTCATCAAAGAGTTCCAGCAGTcagatttaattttgaatttcttCATTCATTACTATTGGAAGATTCAtgtcattatttattgtattcatcaatatttctCTACGTGTCACCAGTAACATGTATCCTTTTtctacaaatttaaataatttctatcaaaaatattacagttttttttttcttaataatattatttatcaacagtGGTACTGGTtccagtatttttatttgcaatcaTACATTCCGCAAGTGATTCTTTAACACTTCTTGATGTAAGtagacatatttatttttaatttttgtcaattCATTGAAATGTTAAACACTGTAGTTTATgatgaaaacaaaatattatataagacacaaattaattaatgacttGCAATATAAacctgttttttatttttcatattaactGGATATCAGACTTTGGGACAAAATAGTTGCTGGCAATTGAGACTTTTAATATCTTTTGTTGAATTTCAATCACGCAATATTTTACGACTAATTGCATTGtcagaaattattattctacCACTTGCAATTATTCTTGTTTTTacgtaagttttttaaaaaaaaaattgttttatttatcatcatgacaaatgataaatatttatgtttttattggtATATTTTAGTGGAAGAGCTGGACTATTAacaccatttatttattatcaatttttaaaaatgcgtCTTGCATCAAGAAGAAATCCATACACTCGTAATATATTTCATGAAATAAGAAATACCTTGACATCATTTTCATCACGACCATCAATGCCAGGTATTTTacgatatttaataaatggaCTTTTAACAATATCACAACAAATGACACCACCAAATCCtgttcaacaataatttatctatttagcaattaaattattatctgctACATTTATTAAGAGATCctcttaatattttcaaaattatcatttaatttttttacaatacaaataatacaacaataacgtaaattcaatttaaaattatatactcattaacacaattttttttaatttcttggtgaatgttattatttttcacaacTGATACAGATTTTTTTGTACATATGTGGATAATCATTAAGCATCTATTGGGTAATTGTTGTCGAGTAGTTTagcttttcttttgttatttaaaaaaaaaaatatatattataaaataatttgcttTAATGGCAGCTTGGTTTTGTTGTATTTGTGTTTCAATGATTTATTCAATACTCTAAATAAATGCtatgatgatttttgtttatttaaataaactcgataaaatttgatacatcaaaaaatgtaagaggtttttttttctgtctcaaatattttaagacacattatttgtatgaaaaaatatcatttaagtTTTCATATTGATCATATTCCGTTAATGCAtagtattatataataaatcataaataaaaatcaaaaatttttgttgtggatgtttaataataaaattaaaaaaaaattattgttaaaaattgttttagataatttttttttcctcgtaAAACAAGACGTTATTTTGTCgagagataaaaatataaattgatccaaatatatctttaaaaaacaataacaattttgtttaaaaggtaaaataaaagaaagaattaaaaattttataaataaggaaaaaacaaaatcaaagtGATCCTTCTACTGAACTTTCTGATGTATTTTGATCAGATGATTCATTATCAAGATCAAAACAACTCCAGCCCAATgacaattttgttttcatttgtttGGTAAGTGGTGGAATTAAATCTCTCGgtattaaaaatgttgatagattaaataaatccaaaaaaactttatacCGATCACTGAAACAAGAaacaagaatataaaattttgttatttgaaaataattaaaaatgtttacctcagtgttgattttaaataatgatatccAGATGAACCACCAGTTCCAAGTTGCTGTGATCCAATCATTCTTTGAACCATGATAACATGATTATCTatttgttaaatgaaaaaaaaaaaaataatacaaattacattaatcataattaaaatagacaaaattaaaaagtttacatttaatatttttaattaaatacatcTCCATTTAGTTATCAATGAATCAATATCCATGAGAGCTGTTAAAACTTGATGTGGTTGACTGAAACGTGGCTCATCACGATACAAAGTTATCATGATTGCACCTTGAAGAGCTGCATGAGAAAATCTTCGTTCACCTCTACCAACAAGAGCATCATGAAGTGTTTGATTAAATACTGTTTCGAAAACAGCTTGTTTACCTTCTATACCTGCCATCATATGTTTACGTACAGCATCATTTGTTTGtatctataaaaaacaattatttttttcaagattttcttttcaatttttatacaaaaatatttagtaattgattaattaacctgtgcttttttttgttgttcagCTAACATATGTTCaactgaatttttatatttaccccaaaaattaaaatctttttttttaagtccaGGTGTTCTTGCTAGCCATTCTTGAACAAGAAAACTAAGACTTGGTTCAATTTCTGAATTTCTAATAGCTTCAATGGCTTTTGGATCTTTACCAAATACTCTTATATAACATTGATTATATCTTACACGATGTTCTTGTTTAACACCAAGTTTATTTTCCAGTAATCTAAATTGTAATGATTGAAAACCAGATGCTGGACAAAGATAATCACGAAATGCCATGAAATCAAGTGGTGTCATTGTTTCCAATATTGTAACTTGATCAACAAGaagctgaaaaaatatatattcaatttgttattttacattattaactGGACAAGCTGGATGTTCTTTCAGacatcatcataaaaataaaaaataatcaagataaaGAGAAAGATTGTCAGATGAATTTGAGACGTAGCTTAACCGCATTTTTTACATTTGTGGTTTTAAAATCTACTATCAGCTAATATTGCTGAAACACGTATTTTTTTACACTGTAAGATATCACGTGTCATCACTATCAATTTACCATGAGctcaataatatttctataaaaaaaaaaaaatatcaatttatataaaaaccaagttttctttttaacaaaaaaatgaaaatttatatttatttattatttattttaataatgtattattgTAGATGtgaaaaagttaatttatttattttttaaaattttattaaagagggtttaaattaaattacaacccttcttgtaataaaatactaaatcgattttttttttcgtttttaatttaatgtagTTGGCTTGTTGATGTGGGTTCATTCAaccacaataataatagaaaataaatttttgtaaattaaatatgtaattaattaattaaaaatgataaattaaaaaaattaattacttttagTATCAAGACAATTCGATTGAGTCTCTTGAGAATTTCCAGTGTTCTTGATTCATCAAGAGTTTCATAagttggattattatttttagttgaattaTCATTTCCATTTGATGGTATTTCAATTTCTGATCTAAATAATCTCCTCACAGAATCCAATTCGTAGATAATCTGTTTGAACCACAGCTCATATGCTATCAGTTGAatgaaaaaacgaaaaaaaataaaaatgatataaataattcatatttcaTCATAggtcaaatatattattataattttttttttgacatgatAAAGatgaattgataaattttagaCATATAAACCTTGATGGGTAACGATGAAAAGATGCTCATCATGAACTTCATTTTGACTTTCAGCACTTAGAAGACGTTGGGCTGAAAGTATTTTATCTAATCGTAAATATTCAGCATAGAGCATGCCACGTTCAGGTCCTTCTGTTAGCTGATCACCATCTTGACTTTGATCCTCAGAtctagaatgaaaaaaaaaattatttaaaataagcaAATGAtccaaagtttaaaaaaataaataaaaagtttattttctaattgatgactttaaaagttgataaaatcaaaatataaaaatatgccaacttatttttaagatacaatataaattaattgacaaaaaacttacatgaaattattaataggaCATGCCATGATGATTCTTGATTGatcaaaaagtaatttaatttatttactgtattttttttattaattaacaaaacttttaatagaaaaattatcaccaaatgattttaagtaaataatagaatttagaaataaatttttaagagagttgattatttttttaaggaaaAAGTAACTGAACTATGAGACGGTCAGGACTTGACTGCGAGGCTTTCAGCAAAAACCAACAGCACTTGGACTTTTTATACTGCTgcgcaaaaatatataacatattACAGTCATAAAATTACACAACAATttgcattaaatatttattaaaaaataaaataattcattttataaaattaatttttaaaaaactttaattacaataatgaaatttttaatttttttttttttaaatttaaaaagtataattacAACTGTAAATTAAAGATCtcttaaaattttcttcaaattaatttttaatttcatttaatttaaatttttcgaaaaaaattttcacccTGATTTTTCCGgtcgatttaaaaaatcaaaaaacaataataaaattaattatcaagtggGGATTTTACGCATGCGCATTACTTGTAATTTCCccctaaaaaaaatgataaattaattttacaattaaaaaaaaaaattataacaatacaaaaaaaaaaaaagaaaaaactttttaaaattttttcgatcAATTTTCacgattttcatttttcacaTTAACCTAgggattttaa harbors:
- the LOC122848861 gene encoding tryptophan 2,3-dioxygenase, producing the protein MACPINNFISEDQSQDGDQLTEGPERGMLYAEYLRLDKILSAQRLLSAESQNEVHDEHLFIVTHQAYELWFKQIIYELDSVRRLFRSEIEIPSNGNDNSTKNNNPTYETLDESRTLEILKRLNRIVLILKLLVDQVTILETMTPLDFMAFRDYLCPASGFQSLQFRLLENKLGVKQEHRVRYNQCYIRVFGKDPKAIEAIRNSEIEPSLSFLVQEWLARTPGLKKKDFNFWGKYKNSVEHMLAEQQKKAQIQTNDAVRKHMMAGIEGKQAVFETVFNQTLHDALVGRGERRFSHAALQGAIMITLYRDEPRFSQPHQVLTALMDIDSLITKWRYNHVIMVQRMIGSQQLGTGGSSGYHYLKSTLSDRYKVFLDLFNLSTFLIPRDLIPPLTKQMKTKLSLGWSCFDLDNESSDQNTSESSVEGSL
- the LOC122848864 gene encoding Krueppel homolog 2 isoform X1 encodes the protein MTKKKKFINRMADSPSSESADNTQQTQKGWGALKQHVLENKVKVAMWATRIFTMLFTIGYIIPFFGNPYNAYYKVLMASSATSALRLHQRVPAVRFNFEFLHSLLLEDSCHYLLYSSIFLYVSPVTLVLVPVFLFAIIHSASDSLTLLDTLGQNSCWQLRLLISFVEFQSRNILRLIALSEIIILPLAIILVFTGRAGLLTPFIYYQFLKMRLASRRNPYTRNIFHEIRNTLTSFSSRPSMPGILRYLINGLLTISQQMTPPNPVQQ
- the LOC122848864 gene encoding Krueppel homolog 2 isoform X2, with protein sequence MADSPSSESADNTQQTQKGWGALKQHVLENKVKVAMWATRIFTMLFTIGYIIPFFGNPYNAYYKVLMASSATSALRLHQRVPAVRFNFEFLHSLLLEDSCHYLLYSSIFLYVSPVTLVLVPVFLFAIIHSASDSLTLLDTLGQNSCWQLRLLISFVEFQSRNILRLIALSEIIILPLAIILVFTGRAGLLTPFIYYQFLKMRLASRRNPYTRNIFHEIRNTLTSFSSRPSMPGILRYLINGLLTISQQMTPPNPVQQ